From Nostoc flagelliforme CCNUN1, a single genomic window includes:
- a CDS encoding class I SAM-dependent methyltransferase: protein MKFAQNLTPRQGLLKALTLAILVLASVMPPTVLANESEKATFNSTTTLQTILTSSHRSVANRDRDKYRHPAQTLEFFGLRPNMTVVELWPGGGWYTEILAPFLAAKGQLIVTNFASSTSKPALAFQEKLAANPEILGKVKVAQINPPNELTLAPDNSIDLVVTFRNIHNWVKAGYDEQVYAAVYKALKPGGILGVEEHRAKPGTSLEESIKTGYMSLDGVIAAVEKAGFKLVGKSEINANPKDTKDYPGGVWTLPPTLSQGQKDRQRFLTIGESDRMTLKFIKPKAP from the coding sequence ATGAAATTTGCACAAAATCTTACCCCCCGCCAAGGCTTACTGAAAGCCCTGACTCTAGCAATCCTTGTATTGGCATCCGTAATGCCCCCAACTGTTCTAGCTAACGAGAGTGAAAAAGCAACATTTAACAGCACAACCACGCTCCAAACCATACTCACCAGTAGTCATCGCTCCGTTGCAAATCGTGACCGAGACAAGTACCGTCACCCAGCCCAGACTTTGGAATTCTTCGGTCTGCGCCCAAATATGACCGTAGTTGAATTGTGGCCAGGGGGCGGCTGGTATACTGAGATATTAGCCCCATTTCTAGCGGCAAAGGGGCAACTCATAGTTACTAACTTTGCTTCCAGCACAAGTAAACCCGCTTTGGCTTTCCAAGAGAAGCTGGCAGCTAATCCAGAGATTCTTGGTAAGGTCAAAGTCGCCCAAATCAATCCCCCAAATGAACTTACCCTAGCCCCAGACAATTCTATAGACCTAGTTGTTACCTTTCGCAATATTCACAACTGGGTCAAAGCTGGCTATGACGAGCAGGTTTATGCGGCGGTTTATAAAGCACTCAAGCCAGGGGGCATCTTGGGAGTGGAAGAACACCGCGCCAAACCGGGGACTTCTTTAGAAGAGAGTATTAAAACTGGCTATATGTCTCTTGATGGGGTGATTGCTGCTGTGGAGAAGGCTGGCTTCAAACTGGTAGGCAAATCAGAGATTAATGCCAACCCAAAAGATACCAAGGACTATCCGGGCGGAGTTTGGACACTACCTCCAACCTTGAGCCAAGGTCAAAAGGACAGGCAACGCTTCCTTACCATTGGGGAGAGCGATCGCATGACCCTCAAGTTTATTAAACCCAAAGCCCCCTAA
- a CDS encoding spherulation-specific family 4 protein, with amino-acid sequence MKKLNISIAHLSHRVTLASLVAVSGLVGVINCAPKASAGLCQSISIPAYFYPGTYWQKATEAAPRVGVMIMNPNSGPGSAKNTDYVIAVKNAQAGGIKVIGYVPTTYGTRSATAVKIEIDQYKAWYAVDGIFLDEVVTSTNNLAYYTNITNYIRNTKGTLVMLNPGTAPAEDYIKLADITVVFEDTYSNYQNWQAPAWLFNYPANKFAHLIHTTSGTTGMNNAIELALVRNAGTIYVTDDVLPNPWDTLPTYWTNELTAMTTKCST; translated from the coding sequence ATGAAAAAATTAAACATTTCTATTGCACACTTATCGCATAGGGTAACATTAGCGAGTTTGGTGGCTGTGTCTGGATTAGTAGGTGTGATTAATTGCGCTCCCAAAGCATCAGCTGGTCTTTGCCAAAGTATTTCTATCCCTGCATATTTTTATCCAGGAACTTATTGGCAAAAGGCAACAGAGGCAGCGCCGAGAGTTGGTGTGATGATTATGAATCCTAACAGTGGCCCTGGCAGTGCAAAAAATACCGACTACGTTATAGCTGTGAAGAATGCACAAGCAGGAGGCATTAAAGTTATTGGTTATGTACCTACAACTTATGGAACCCGTAGTGCAACGGCTGTTAAAATAGAAATAGATCAATATAAAGCTTGGTATGCGGTAGATGGCATCTTTTTGGATGAAGTAGTTACTAGTACTAATAACCTTGCCTACTACACAAATATCACTAATTACATTCGTAATACAAAAGGTACTTTAGTAATGCTAAACCCTGGTACTGCTCCAGCAGAGGATTATATAAAACTGGCAGACATTACCGTAGTGTTTGAAGATACTTATAGTAATTACCAAAACTGGCAAGCACCAGCTTGGCTATTTAATTATCCTGCGAATAAATTTGCACATCTTATACATACTACATCTGGTACAACTGGGATGAATAATGCGATTGAATTGGCTCTTGTCCGAAATGCAGGCACTATTTATGTAACTGATGATGTTTTGCCGAATCCTTGGGATACTCTTCCTACATACTGGACTAATGAATTAACTGCGATGACAACAAAATGCAGCACTTAA
- a CDS encoding IS5 family transposase, which translates to MSKAYPSNLTRVQYEFLSEMIPEPKPGGRKREVDIWEVLNGIFYVLVEGVRWRSLPGDFPAWQTVYTYFRNWRKDGTWLEIHDTLRQWTRIEQERHSSPSEAIIDSQSVKTAAMVHKAVGYDAGKKIKGRKRFMTVDTLGLVLRVLVTAASVGEREGGKKVLKRVKQSSNQVSRLTTIWVDGGFNGDPFMQWVMDFCRWIVQVVLRPEQTKGFVLLKKRWVVERTFGWLMGCRRLVRDYELLPETSETFIYLAMIRIMVRRLA; encoded by the coding sequence ATGAGTAAAGCATACCCCAGCAATCTGACCCGTGTTCAATATGAATTTCTGAGTGAGATGATTCCAGAACCAAAACCTGGTGGTCGCAAGCGTGAAGTTGATATATGGGAAGTCCTTAACGGAATTTTTTATGTCTTGGTAGAAGGAGTTAGATGGCGATCGCTACCGGGTGACTTTCCCGCATGGCAGACAGTGTACACCTATTTTCGTAATTGGCGCAAAGATGGAACTTGGCTAGAAATTCACGATACACTCCGGCAGTGGACGCGAATTGAGCAGGAGCGCCATTCGAGTCCATCAGAGGCAATCATTGATAGTCAAAGTGTGAAAACTGCTGCAATGGTACATAAAGCTGTGGGCTACGATGCGGGCAAGAAAATAAAAGGGCGCAAGCGATTTATGACAGTTGATACCTTGGGTTTAGTTTTGCGGGTCTTGGTAACAGCAGCCAGTGTGGGTGAGCGTGAAGGGGGCAAAAAAGTTCTTAAACGGGTAAAGCAATCTAGCAACCAGGTTTCTCGTTTGACAACCATTTGGGTGGATGGCGGCTTTAATGGTGATCCGTTCATGCAGTGGGTGATGGACTTCTGTCGTTGGATTGTGCAGGTGGTTCTGCGACCAGAACAAACCAAGGGTTTTGTGCTGCTCAAAAAACGTTGGGTCGTGGAGCGGACTTTTGGTTGGTTAATGGGGTGTCGGCGATTGGTTAGAGACTATGAATTATTGCCTGAAACATCGGAGACATTTATCTACCTTGCCATGATTCGGATCATGGTGAGGCGATTAGCATAA
- a CDS encoding peroxiredoxin-like family protein, which translates to MNLAQELTNLVIQAQAHLPKDKLAVIVQTTEELRQSEILKDSLNIGDRVKDFTLPNVSGDAVELKQLLAAGPVVISFFRGTWCRFCNLELKALQDVLPEIQALGASLVAISPQIPDYYSMSTAQDSSLDFEVLSDVGNQVARNFGIVYQVPESLRPIMQGLGADLLAANGDETFELPIPATYVIAPDGTVAYAFVEPDFTKRVEPTQIIAVLLELQAGN; encoded by the coding sequence TTCCTAAAGACAAGTTAGCTGTCATTGTTCAAACGACTGAAGAACTTAGACAATCGGAAATTCTCAAGGACAGCTTAAATATAGGCGATCGCGTCAAAGATTTTACTTTACCAAACGTGAGCGGCGATGCAGTTGAACTCAAGCAGTTGCTGGCAGCTGGGCCAGTAGTCATCAGCTTCTTTCGAGGAACATGGTGTCGATTCTGTAACTTAGAGTTGAAAGCGTTGCAGGATGTTTTGCCAGAAATTCAAGCTCTTGGTGCTTCCTTGGTCGCTATTTCGCCACAGATACCAGATTATTATTCGATGTCAACAGCACAAGACAGTAGCTTAGATTTTGAGGTTTTAAGCGATGTTGGCAATCAAGTGGCACGTAACTTTGGTATCGTTTACCAAGTGCCTGAATCGTTGCGTCCAATCATGCAAGGCTTAGGTGCTGATCTTTTAGCTGCCAACGGAGATGAGACTTTTGAATTGCCAATACCAGCTACGTATGTAATTGCTCCAGATGGTACAGTTGCTTATGCTTTTGTTGAGCCAGACTTTACAAAGCGTGTAGAGCCGACGCAGATCATTGCAGTACTACTTGAGCTACAGGCTGGCAATTAA